DNA from Aggregatimonas sangjinii:
GGTATTTCCAAGGCCAAAAAAATATATGAAACATTTCACTAAAACAGGCGACACATACCTTACATGCGATTAGTAGTAGTTTTATCGTTTTTATTGATTTTGGCATTTCCTCTATCGGCGCAGGATGCCAACGAAAACGAACGTCTCAAAGTCGGTGTCGTATTAAGTGGAGGCGGGGCCAAAGGTATGGCTCACATCGGTGTTCTGAAAGTAATCGAAGAGGCCGAGGTTACCGTTGATTACATCGCGGGTACAAGTATGGGTGCCATTGTAGCTTCGCTCTATGCATCCGGATATTCGGCTACCGAACTTGACTCTATTTTTCGAAATATCGATTTTAGCTCCCTTATTCAGGACAATATCCCCAGAAACGCAAAGACCTTCTACGAGAAGGAAGACTCGGAACGATATGCGCTTACCCTTCCGTTCGACAAGTTTAAAGTAAGTACCCCACAGGCATTTTCGGGCGGACAGAATGTGTATAACGAATTGGTACGGCTGCTCTACCATGTAAAGGATGTGAAGGATTTTAATGATTTGCCCATACCGTTTCTGTGTATAGCGACCAATGCGGAAAGCGGCGAGGAAGTGCTCTTGACCAAGGGATATCTACCCAAAGCGGTGTCTGCGAGTGCCGCCTTACCGTCCCTTTTCGAGCCTACTATAGTCGATGACAAGATTTTGATCGATGGCGGTATCGTTAACAATTATCCTATTGATGAGGTAATGGCCATGGGTGCTGATGTTATCATCGGCTCCGATGTACAACACGAGCTTTCTGCCGGCGAGGAGCTTTCATCGGCACTTGAAATATTGGAACAAATCAATAATTACCGAACGGTCGAAGATATGAAGGATAAGTCCTTAAAGACCGACATTTATATCAAACCAAGTATTGCCAATTTCTCCCTGATCGATTTTCAGGCATATGATGCCATTCGCAATTCCGGTGAGGTGGCCGCCCGAGTAAAATTGGATGATTTAAAGGAGATATCGCAATTTCAGAACGTAGAACGAAAATCCATTAGCCCGGTATCGTTAAAAGACACGCTGATCATCAACAGGTTGGTCATTGCGGATAGTGTAAAAAATTATTCCAGAGGGTACATCAAGGGAAAATTGCGTTTCGAACTCGGTAAGAAAATCACCTTTCAAAAATTGGAACAAGGAATAAACAATCTTCGTGCTACAGGTAACTTTAAAACCATTCATTACGAACTGGTGCATAACGGCTTGGGCGAAGATCTTATTCTTAAGCTGAAAGAAACCCAAAACCGCACGTTTCTGCGACTTGCTGCGCATTACGATCAACTATACAAGAGTGCCGCCTTGCTGAATATGACACGTAAAAACCTATTGACACGTGATGATGTATCATCATTGGATATCGTTTTAGGCGATAATGTGCGGTATAACTTCCAGTATTATATCGACAAGGGCTCCTATTGGAGCTTTGGCATCAACTCGAGATTCAACGATTTTGAGCGGGAACTGGATTTTGCCTTTATCGATAGTAACTTCGAGCTCCCTGTAGGAATTTCCCTGAACAACATCAATTTGGCCGTGAGCGACCTAACGAACCAAATATATCTGCAAACCGTGTTGAAGGAGGAGTTTGCCTTCAACATCGGGATAGAGCATAAATTCTTGAAATACAGCACCCGTACTTTTGGTTCAATTGTAGATGAGACCCCTCCTTCAAACCTTGAAAGGGACAATGGAAGAGTGTTGTTCGAAAAAAGTAATTTCTATAGCGCCTTCGGACAGTTGAAACTCGATACCTACGACGATCGTTATTTTCCTACCAGAGGCCTATTGTTTAACGGTCAGATGAATTTTTACGCCTTTTCATCGGATTTCAATGATAATTTTAAGGAATTTGCGGTCGCCAAGGCTCGTATGGGTGCTGCGTTTCCTATTTTAAAGAACTTGTCGATCAACTTAGAGACAGAAGGCGGGTTTAAATTGGGCACCTCTCAGGTTACTTCATTCGATTTTGCTTTGGGCGGATTCGGAAACGATCTGATCAATAACTTCATCCCCTTTATGGGGTACGATTTTCTCGAACTACCGGGGAATAGTTTTGTAAAGGCCTACGGAAGTTTGGATTTTGAATTTGCCAAAAAGAACCATTTGCTTTTCTCGGCCAATTTTGCCAATGTAGAGGATGATATATTTAGGACTGGTGAATGGTTTACCGAACCGGATTATTCCGGCTACGGTATTGGGTATGGTTGGGAGTCTTTTTTGGGTCCGGTGCAGGTATATTATACTTGGAGCCCGGAGGAGGCAACCACAAGCCACTTCTTTTTTAGCGTGGGGTATTGGTTTTAGGAACGGTCCTCTTAACAGACGCACGGTAATTAACGGGCCAATTCGGTTCTTTTTCCGATATTTGTACGACTATGCTACAGCAAAGAATTGACATAACCGCCCACCTTAGGGCTATGTGGTAAGTACGACTTGCCTGACTTTCCGTTTCCGGACAGTCACGAGACAGGCATCATTGCTTTTCTTGATCTTAAAGCGTGCCAATATAGCGCGATTCGTTTTTATTCAATTCAATACAGGAATATGTCAGCAGAAATCAAAAATTTAAAAGACTTAAAAAATACCGAATACTCCCTTAAAAAGCTGTTCAAGGAAGCCGAAGATTTTCTTCCGCTTTTGGGTACGGACTACGTAGAGCTATACGTCGGTAACGCCAAGCAGTCCGCACATTTTTATAAGACGGCCTTGGGCTTTCAGTCAGAGGCCTACGCCGGCTTGGAAACCGGATTGAAGGATAGGGTGTCTTATGTGCTCAAGCAGGATAAAATCCGTTTGGTGCTCACGACCCCATTGCAAAAAGATGGTGATATCAACCGGCACATTAACGAGCATGGCGATGGTGTAAAGGTAGTAGCCTTATGGGTAGACGACGCTACCAAGGCCTTCGAGGAGACGACCAAGCGCGGCGCTAAACCCTATATGAAACCCACCAAGGAAGAAGATGAGCACGGCCAAGTTATACGTTCGGGAATCTATACCTATGGGGAAACCGTTCATATATTCGTGGAACGCAAAAACTATAACGGACTTTTTCTTCCCGGCTACCGAAAATGGGAATCGCATTATAATCCGGAACCCACCGGGCTCAAATTCATCGATCACATGGTCGGTAACGTAGGCTGGAACGAGATGCAGACCTGGTGCAAATTTTACGGGGAAGTGATGGGCTTTGCGCAAATCGTTTCTTTTGTAGACGATGATATCGCGACCGAATACACGGCTTTGATGAGCAAGGTGATGAGTAACGGCAACGGCCGGGTCAAATTCCCGATCAACGAACCGGCAAAAGGCAAGAAAAAATCCCAAATCGAGGAATATCTGGATTTTTACAATGGCCCCGGAGTACAGCATATGGCCTTGGCTACCGACGATATCGTGGCCACCGTATCGGCAATGCGTAAGCGCGGCGTAGAGTTTCTCTATGTACCCTCGGAATATTATGACGACTTGTTGGAGCGGGTGGGCGAAATCGACGAAGATGTCGAGGTTCTCAAAAAACATGGTATTCTGATCGACCGGGATGAAGAGGGCTATTTGCTCCAGATTTTTACGAAAACGATTGTGGATCGGCCGACACTGTTTATAGAAATCATTCAGCGCAAAGGGGCCCAATCTTTCGGGGTAGGCAATTTTAAAGCACTGTTCGAAGCGATCGAGCGGGAACAAGCCGCGCGCGGAACGCTATAAATTGTTAATTTTCTTAAAGAAAACACCAGATTTTTCTATTATCTATAAATTACTGTTAAGGTAAGCGTTAAAGTACGTTAAAAGGGATTGGCCCAATGAAATCCTGCCTTAAATTTGTCGGTATAAGGGGTGGTTCCCTTATAACTTTAAGTATTGGTTTTTCATAATTTAAAGTTTGGTTGGTTATTTAGGAAAAGCCCCGATGTTTCATCGGGGCTTTTTTTGTGCATTTTTTTTCGTTCCGGCACGGATGGCAATCTTTGCGCGTTCACTTAGGGAAAAAAATGAATCGGTTGTTCTTAGGATGAATAGGTCTTGGGGTATGGAATAGAGAATGTATGTAAAACAATGTTTTTTGGTAACACCCCCTACATTTGAATGGTTTTCATCCCAAACTGCTGGGAACTATGAACTGGCAACTTTTCATCAAAGGAAGAGAATAAAACGGGAATAGGAATCGCATGATATGTTGAACTGGGATTTAAAAATCGATACGACAAAGAGCAGTCAAATCCAGAAACCTACTATCGATACAATACTTTGGAACAAATATTGTTTAATTAACAATAGGTTGAGAAAGTCGTAGTAACCTATTTGTTAATTTTACGACACTTTTACGTTATGAAAAAGACATACGTTGTACTATTTTTAGTGTTAGGGCAACTGCTCGCTGCACAGAACGGAGGCACTCCAAAAGAGTCCGTTTTCGAACCTGGGGAGTGGCTTAAATTTCGCATGCACTACGGTATGTTGAATGCAAGTTATGCAACCCTACATGTAAAGTCGGACAAGGTCGATGGTATTCCGGTATACCATGTTGTGGGAAAAGGAAAGACCACGGGTTGGGCAAGTATATTCTTCAAGGTCGACGATACGTATGAAAGTTATTTTGATAAAAAGGATGGAAAGCCCTACAAGTTTATTCGAAAGATAAATGAGGGCGGCTACACTAAGGATATCGAAATCAACTTTGATCATAAAAAGGATAAAGCCGTACTAAACGATAAGAAGAATAAGAAAAAGTACAACTTTGATTTGCAGGACAGTATTCAGGATTTGATATCGGGCTTTTACTATTTGCGCAACAATTATGATCCCGATGAGCTCGTAAAAGGGGAAGCCATTAAATTAAAAATGCTGTACGACGACGACGGTATTTTCAATTTCAAACTCAAGTATCTCGGCACCGAAATCGTTAAAACAAAGTTCGGTAAGGTAGAATGTTATAAATTTAGGCCCTTGGTTCAGTCCGGGAGGGTTTTTAAAGAACAGGAAAGCCTTTCATTATGGGTTTCGACAGACGAGAACAGACTTCCGATACGAATAAAGGCAGATTTGGCAGTAGGTTCCATAAAGGCGGATTTAGACGCGTACAACGGATTAAAACACCAATTTAAAATACTAATGGATTAGCGTTCCTATGGACAATAAAGAGCATATCGATTCCCAAATCTTAAAACTTCAAGAAAAATACAAAGATTCGGGACAAGATTTAAGCTCCTACCTCGACGGATTATTGTACCAACGCTACCTTACCTATTGGGACTATATTCATTTAGATACCCTTCTGAGCATTCAAGTGCCGCGTACCCACTTTCCCGATGAGGAAATCTTCATCATGTACCATCAGATTACCGAGCTCTATTTCAAGTTGATCATTCACGAACAAAAACAGCTGGTAGACGATAAGTCCCAAAAGGTAGATTTCTTTATCGAAAAGGCTAGGCGAATCAATAGTTACTACGAAACCTTGATCGCTTCCTTCGGGATTATGATCAAAGGCATGCAACGAGAGCAGTTTCTGCAGTACCGTATGGCCTTGTTGCCCGCTAGTGGATTTCAGTCTGCGCAATACCGGATGATAGAAATCTACGCTACCCCACTGGAGAACTTGGTGCACCATAGCGTTCGAGAAGAATTTTCGGAAAACCACAGTATCGAAGAATTATATGAACATATTTATTGGAAGAACGGCGCGACCGATAAGGTCACCGGAGAAAAGACGCTCACCCTAAAGCAATTCGAATATCGATATACGCCGCGTCTAGTGCGTATCGCCAAACAAGTGAGAAACAACAATATATATCATAAATTCTTACAATTGCCCCAAGAAAAACAAGATAATAAAGAGCTGATAAGTGCGTTAAAGACACTGGACATGAACGCGAACGTAAATTGGCCGTTGATGCATATGGGTTCTGCCCATCGCTATTTGGGCAAAGACAAAGGCGAAATAGAAGCTACAGGGGGCACCAACTGGAAAGAATACTTGCCGCCCAGTTTTCAAAAAGTCGTCTTTTTTCCAAAATTATACACAAATCAAGAGTTAAATGATTGGGGAAAACAATGGGTAGACCATATATTTAATCCCCAGAAAAGACAAGAGCAACCATGAGAAAGTATTTAGGTGTTTTAATTGCGCTGTTTGCCATCATCTCCTGTAAAGATGAAAGCTCCGCAACTGAAAATGCCCCAAACAATGAATTGAAAAAAGAAGCAGTTGCAACACAACCGCTCGAGGAAAAGATAGTTGTAAAAGAGTTCGGTTTTGAGCTGGATAACTTTAAAGTGAAACTCGATACGGTTCGCAAGGGCGACAGTTTCGGGGAACTTATGATTTCCCACAAGGTCGATTATCCTAAAATCGCTAAAATTTCACAGGATTTCAAAGATACTTTCGACGTGCGTAAGATACGTGTGGGCAACCCCTACATGATATTGCAATCAAAAGACACTACCGAAACCGCACAGGTATTCATCTATGAGAACGATCGAATCAATTATACCGTAGTAGATTTAAGGGATAGCGTGAGCGCCTACAAAGATAAGAGAGCGGTAAAATACGTAGAACGGGAAGCTTCGGGGGTTATCGAAACCTCACTTTCCGATGCGATTTTAGCGCAGGGTATAGACTATGCGGTTACCCACGATCTGGCGAATATCTATGCGTGGACCATCGATTTCAACAGGCTTCAAAAAGGGGATAAGTTCAAATTGATCTACAAGGAAAAATACATTAACGATTCTATTTATGCGGGATCTGAAGCTATTGAAGCTGCCTATTTTGAGCATAACGGAAAGCCGATTTATTCCTTTGCCTATGAAAACGATTCCCTTAAAAGTCTAGTGGATTATTTTGATCAGGATGCGAACAGTTTACGAAGAACTTTTTTAAGGATGCCCGTTGAATACGGCAGATTGTCTTCGCGTTATAACCTGAAAAGAAGAATCAGGTACTACGGAAACCGCATACGACCCCACAGAGGTACAGACTATGCCGCAGCGGTAGGTACGCCCATATTGGCGACCGCAGATGGCACGGTAACCGAATCTACCAGAAGAGGGGGCAATGGCAAATACGTAAAAATACGTCATAACAGTACGTATAGTACCCAATACCTGCACATGAAAAAGCAGAATGTGAAACGAGGAGAGTTCGTCCGCCAAGGCGATATCATTGGTTGGATCGGTATGACAGGAAATACCAGCGGCCCTCACGTATGCTATCGCTTTTGGCGAAATGGCAAAGAGGTCGACCCCTTGCGGGAAGAGCTTCCACAAGCCGAACCGTTGGCCGAAGAACTACGACCGGAGTATTTTGAATATATCGCTCCCAAGAAAAAACAATTGGACTGCATCCTGTATCCCGAGATGCCTGCTGCCGAAGAAAATGAAGATTTGCTAACACTTAATCAGTAATATGTCGCTAGAGAACACCGACCCTACTACTACAGAAACCTGGAAAAAACTTGAACAACATTATAAAGCGACCAAAGAAGATCCTATTAAGGAGCACTTCAAAAAGGATGCGAGTCGCGCTGAGAAATTCACACTACGTTGGTCCGATTTTGTTGTTGATTATTCCAAGAACAGGATTACCGACGAAACGTTACGACTGCTACTTCAACTTGCTGAGGATGTAAAATTAAAAAAGGCCATCGACAGTTACTTTGGCGGAGATACCATCAACCAGACCGAGGGGCGTGCGGTGTTGCATACCGCACTACGAGCAAAAGAATCGGATAGTATTATGTTGGATGGGCAGAATATCGTACCCGAAGTATATGCTGTAAAAGAACATATCGAACGATTTACCAATGCGGTTATTTCCGGGGAAAGTAAAGGGTACACCGGAAAAGCATTTACCGATGTGGTCAATATTGGTATCGGAGGGTCCGATTTGGGTCCGGCTATGGTTGTCGAAGCCTTGAAATTTTATAAAAACCATCTGAAATTGCATTTTGTTAGCAATGTGGATGGCGATCACGTTCAGGAGGTACTCAAAGAACTGAATCCGGAAACGACCTTGTTCGTTGTCGTTTCGAAAACCTTTACCACCCAAGAAACATTAAGCAATGCGACGACCATTAAAAAATGGTTTTTACAACATGGTACCCAGGAAGATATCGCCAAGCATTTTGCCGCGGTATCCACGAATAGCGAAAAGATAGCCGAGTTCGGAATAGCCGCTGAAAATGTCTTTCCGATGTGGGATTGGGTCGGAGGCCGTTTTTCGTTGTGGAGTGCCGTAGGGCTTTCCATAGCGTTGGCGATAGGCTATGAGCATTTTGATGCGCTCCTAAAGGGCGCCAACGAAATGGACGAGCACTTCAAGTCTGCCGAGTTCGACCAGAACATTCCGGTGGTTCTTGCGCTCATTAGCGTTTGGTACAATAATTTTTATGGGGCCGAAACCGAGGCCATCATACCGTACACACAATATTTGAGCCGGTTTTCGGCTTATTTGCAACAGGGTATTATGGAAAGCAACGGCAAGAGTATGGATCGAAACGGGAATCGTGTCATTTATGAGACAGGCACGATTATTTGGGGCGAACCCGGCACGAATTCACAGCATGCCTTTTTTCAATTGATCCATCAAGGCACCAAGATGATTCCGGCCGATTTTATCGGATTCAAGAAATCGTTGTACGGAAACACCGACCATCATAACAAGCTAATGGCAAATTTTTTCGCCCAAACGGAAGCTTTGATGAACGGGAAAACGGCAGACGAAGTGCGTAATGAGCTCGAGGCAAAGGATATGCCTGAAAACGAGCTGCGCAAGCTACTTCCCTATAAAGTATTCGAAGGCAATAAACCCACGAATACCATATTGATAGACCAACTGTCACCCAAAAGTCTGGGAGCCCTCATCGCACTTTACGAGCACAAAATCTTTGTTCAAGGCGTGGTATGGAATATCTTCAGCTACGATCAGTGGGGTGTTGAGCTGGGCAAGCAGTTGGCGGGTGCAACCCTCAACGATATCGAAAATTCGGAAATTAGCGATCACGACGCTTCTACTTTACAGCTTTTGCAAGAATTTAAGAGTTGAAATACTACTTTTCCAGTTCTTGATAACCTCTAACAACTTCCTTTCATTTGGTGAATTCTTAGCCAATTTTGTGTTAAATTTGTCTGTCGTAAAGTTAACGTTGTCTTAACGTACAACTACGTTAATTACTAGACTTTTGCAGCAAATTGAAAACTAACAAAACAGAGAACAAATGAAAAAAATGTACTTCGCAATGGTTGCGTTTTTAATGACCGCCGTTGCTTTTTCACAGGGGGTTACCACTTCGGCCATCGGCGGTCAGGTAACGGACAGTGCGGGAGAGCCCCTTCTCGGAGCTAATGTAGTAGCGGTTCACACCCCGTCAGGAACAACCTACGGAGCCATCACCGATTTTGATGGGTACTACCGAATCGCCAACATGAGGGTTGGTGGACCTTACACCGTTACCATTTCATATGTCGGATTTGAAAATTTTTCACGGGAAGGCTTAAACTTGAATTTGGGTATTACTGAAAGAATTAATGCCGAAATGTCCGAATCCTCAACGGCGTTGGAAGAAGTCGTTGTCACGGGAACGTCTTCGGGGGTTTTCGGGTCTAATAAAACAGGTACTGAAACCAACGTTTCGAAAAGGGATATTGCAACACTTCCTGCTGCATCAAGGTCGATTGCCGATTTCGTTCGGATTACTCCTCAAGCACAGATTACTGAAGGCAACGACGGTTTCTCTATCTCTTTGGCCGGGCAGAACAACCGCTATAATGCCATATATATCGATGGTGCCGTTAACAATGATGTATTCGGCCTTGCAGGTTCCGGTACAAACGGAGGGCAGACCGGAGTGAATCCTTTCTCGGTTGATGCTATTGAAACCTTTCAAGTAAATATCGCTCCTTTCGACGTAAGACAGTCGGGATTTTCCGGAGGTTCGATTAATGCCATTACGCGATCAGGGACCAATGATTTTGAAGGTTCCGCTTATGGATTTATCAGAAATCAAAGTTTGGTGGGGAAAACCCCTCCGTCGCTTGTTGGTGACGGTGAGGAACGAGCCAAGGTTGATGATTTTACCGCCTTGACCTATGGTGTCAGAGCAGGTGGTTCTATAATCAAGGACAAATTATTCTACTTTATCAATTACGAAAGACAGGATGATGAAACCCCGCAGCCCTTTAATTTCAGTAATTATGCAGGTCGTGCATCTCAATCGGAAATCGAAGGCTTAAGTAACTTCTTACAGTCGACCTATGGCTATAATCCAGGTATTTTCAACAACAACACAAGAACTTTATTGAGTGATAAGTTAACGGCGAAGCTGGATTGGAATATCAACGACAGCAACAAATTATCTTTGCGACATAGTTATGTAAAGGGTGACAACTTGGAGGCGAGAAGTTCTGGAAATAGAAACATTGGCTTTATAAATGGGTCTGAGGAATTTATTACGACGACCAACTCGACTGCCTTGGAGCTCAGTTCCAGTTTTGGTAATAAATTTGCCAATAACCTCGTTGTGTCCTATACCTCGGTACGTGATGATAGAGATCCTTCAGGGAGCCCTTTTCCTTCAGTTACTATTCAAGATGGAGGGGCGAATATTTTCTTTGGTGCTGAACCATTTTCCACGGCGAACCTTTTAAATTCGGATGTAACTACCATTTCCGATAATTTTGAAATTTACGCTGGAAAGCACACCTTCACCATTGGAGCAAACTTGGAGTGGGCCAGTATCAAGAACCTGTTTTTTGCCTTCAATTATGGTAGTTATACGTTTGAAGACCAATTTGACGATGATGACAATCTACTTTCCTCAGGTTTGAATCAGTTTTTAACAAATCAAGTTGCTAATGAATACCAGCACGGGTATTCGTTGATAGGCGATGGTACGGTAGGAGATGAATCTTCTGGATCTGCGGATTTCAAGACGTTTCAAGCCGGTTTTTATCTACAGGACGATATACAGCTTACCGATAATTTTAAAGCGACGGTTGGTATCAGGGTCGACGTCCCTTATTGGGATGATGGTACTGTAAATGAGGATTTCAATACGCGTACCGTTGGTTTGCTGGAAAGTGCCGGAAAGGATTTACAAGGTGCACGAGTAGGCCAAACAATATCTTCCAGCGCTTATTTGGCGCCGCGGCTTGGTTTCAACTGGGACGTAAATGGTGATAGAACCACTCAAATCAGAGGTGGTATTGGTGTCTTCACCTCAAGATTGCCCTTAGTCTGGC
Protein-coding regions in this window:
- a CDS encoding patatin-like phospholipase family protein translates to MRLVVVLSFLLILAFPLSAQDANENERLKVGVVLSGGGAKGMAHIGVLKVIEEAEVTVDYIAGTSMGAIVASLYASGYSATELDSIFRNIDFSSLIQDNIPRNAKTFYEKEDSERYALTLPFDKFKVSTPQAFSGGQNVYNELVRLLYHVKDVKDFNDLPIPFLCIATNAESGEEVLLTKGYLPKAVSASAALPSLFEPTIVDDKILIDGGIVNNYPIDEVMAMGADVIIGSDVQHELSAGEELSSALEILEQINNYRTVEDMKDKSLKTDIYIKPSIANFSLIDFQAYDAIRNSGEVAARVKLDDLKEISQFQNVERKSISPVSLKDTLIINRLVIADSVKNYSRGYIKGKLRFELGKKITFQKLEQGINNLRATGNFKTIHYELVHNGLGEDLILKLKETQNRTFLRLAAHYDQLYKSAALLNMTRKNLLTRDDVSSLDIVLGDNVRYNFQYYIDKGSYWSFGINSRFNDFERELDFAFIDSNFELPVGISLNNINLAVSDLTNQIYLQTVLKEEFAFNIGIEHKFLKYSTRTFGSIVDETPPSNLERDNGRVLFEKSNFYSAFGQLKLDTYDDRYFPTRGLLFNGQMNFYAFSSDFNDNFKEFAVAKARMGAAFPILKNLSINLETEGGFKLGTSQVTSFDFALGGFGNDLINNFIPFMGYDFLELPGNSFVKAYGSLDFEFAKKNHLLFSANFANVEDDIFRTGEWFTEPDYSGYGIGYGWESFLGPVQVYYTWSPEEATTSHFFFSVGYWF
- the hppD gene encoding 4-hydroxyphenylpyruvate dioxygenase, which codes for MSAEIKNLKDLKNTEYSLKKLFKEAEDFLPLLGTDYVELYVGNAKQSAHFYKTALGFQSEAYAGLETGLKDRVSYVLKQDKIRLVLTTPLQKDGDINRHINEHGDGVKVVALWVDDATKAFEETTKRGAKPYMKPTKEEDEHGQVIRSGIYTYGETVHIFVERKNYNGLFLPGYRKWESHYNPEPTGLKFIDHMVGNVGWNEMQTWCKFYGEVMGFAQIVSFVDDDIATEYTALMSKVMSNGNGRVKFPINEPAKGKKKSQIEEYLDFYNGPGVQHMALATDDIVATVSAMRKRGVEFLYVPSEYYDDLLERVGEIDEDVEVLKKHGILIDRDEEGYLLQIFTKTIVDRPTLFIEIIQRKGAQSFGVGNFKALFEAIEREQAARGTL
- a CDS encoding DUF3108 domain-containing protein, with the protein product MKKTYVVLFLVLGQLLAAQNGGTPKESVFEPGEWLKFRMHYGMLNASYATLHVKSDKVDGIPVYHVVGKGKTTGWASIFFKVDDTYESYFDKKDGKPYKFIRKINEGGYTKDIEINFDHKKDKAVLNDKKNKKKYNFDLQDSIQDLISGFYYLRNNYDPDELVKGEAIKLKMLYDDDGIFNFKLKYLGTEIVKTKFGKVECYKFRPLVQSGRVFKEQESLSLWVSTDENRLPIRIKADLAVGSIKADLDAYNGLKHQFKILMD
- a CDS encoding tryptophan 2,3-dioxygenase family protein, which codes for MDNKEHIDSQILKLQEKYKDSGQDLSSYLDGLLYQRYLTYWDYIHLDTLLSIQVPRTHFPDEEIFIMYHQITELYFKLIIHEQKQLVDDKSQKVDFFIEKARRINSYYETLIASFGIMIKGMQREQFLQYRMALLPASGFQSAQYRMIEIYATPLENLVHHSVREEFSENHSIEELYEHIYWKNGATDKVTGEKTLTLKQFEYRYTPRLVRIAKQVRNNNIYHKFLQLPQEKQDNKELISALKTLDMNANVNWPLMHMGSAHRYLGKDKGEIEATGGTNWKEYLPPSFQKVVFFPKLYTNQELNDWGKQWVDHIFNPQKRQEQP
- a CDS encoding peptidoglycan DD-metalloendopeptidase family protein, with the protein product MRKYLGVLIALFAIISCKDESSATENAPNNELKKEAVATQPLEEKIVVKEFGFELDNFKVKLDTVRKGDSFGELMISHKVDYPKIAKISQDFKDTFDVRKIRVGNPYMILQSKDTTETAQVFIYENDRINYTVVDLRDSVSAYKDKRAVKYVEREASGVIETSLSDAILAQGIDYAVTHDLANIYAWTIDFNRLQKGDKFKLIYKEKYINDSIYAGSEAIEAAYFEHNGKPIYSFAYENDSLKSLVDYFDQDANSLRRTFLRMPVEYGRLSSRYNLKRRIRYYGNRIRPHRGTDYAAAVGTPILATADGTVTESTRRGGNGKYVKIRHNSTYSTQYLHMKKQNVKRGEFVRQGDIIGWIGMTGNTSGPHVCYRFWRNGKEVDPLREELPQAEPLAEELRPEYFEYIAPKKKQLDCILYPEMPAAEENEDLLTLNQ
- the pgi gene encoding glucose-6-phosphate isomerase; translated protein: MSLENTDPTTTETWKKLEQHYKATKEDPIKEHFKKDASRAEKFTLRWSDFVVDYSKNRITDETLRLLLQLAEDVKLKKAIDSYFGGDTINQTEGRAVLHTALRAKESDSIMLDGQNIVPEVYAVKEHIERFTNAVISGESKGYTGKAFTDVVNIGIGGSDLGPAMVVEALKFYKNHLKLHFVSNVDGDHVQEVLKELNPETTLFVVVSKTFTTQETLSNATTIKKWFLQHGTQEDIAKHFAAVSTNSEKIAEFGIAAENVFPMWDWVGGRFSLWSAVGLSIALAIGYEHFDALLKGANEMDEHFKSAEFDQNIPVVLALISVWYNNFYGAETEAIIPYTQYLSRFSAYLQQGIMESNGKSMDRNGNRVIYETGTIIWGEPGTNSQHAFFQLIHQGTKMIPADFIGFKKSLYGNTDHHNKLMANFFAQTEALMNGKTADEVRNELEAKDMPENELRKLLPYKVFEGNKPTNTILIDQLSPKSLGALIALYEHKIFVQGVVWNIFSYDQWGVELGKQLAGATLNDIENSEISDHDASTLQLLQEFKS
- a CDS encoding carboxypeptidase regulatory-like domain-containing protein, which gives rise to MKKMYFAMVAFLMTAVAFSQGVTTSAIGGQVTDSAGEPLLGANVVAVHTPSGTTYGAITDFDGYYRIANMRVGGPYTVTISYVGFENFSREGLNLNLGITERINAEMSESSTALEEVVVTGTSSGVFGSNKTGTETNVSKRDIATLPAASRSIADFVRITPQAQITEGNDGFSISLAGQNNRYNAIYIDGAVNNDVFGLAGSGTNGGQTGVNPFSVDAIETFQVNIAPFDVRQSGFSGGSINAITRSGTNDFEGSAYGFIRNQSLVGKTPPSLVGDGEERAKVDDFTALTYGVRAGGSIIKDKLFYFINYERQDDETPQPFNFSNYAGRASQSEIEGLSNFLQSTYGYNPGIFNNNTRTLLSDKLTAKLDWNINDSNKLSLRHSYVKGDNLEARSSGNRNIGFINGSEEFITTTNSTALELSSSFGNKFANNLVVSYTSVRDDRDPSGSPFPSVTIQDGGANIFFGAEPFSTANLLNSDVTTISDNFEIYAGKHTFTIGANLEWASIKNLFFAFNYGSYTFEDQFDDDDNLLSSGLNQFLTNQVANEYQHGYSLIGDGTVGDESSGSADFKTFQAGFYLQDDIQLTDNFKATVGIRVDVPYWDDGTVNEDFNTRTVGLLESAGKDLQGARVGQTISSSAYLAPRLGFNWDVNGDRTTQIRGGIGVFTSRLPLVWPGGTYNNNGVTGGFTFDATFFGPGAGQAFEPDINNQFKSVAPGTGGVGGNVDLLAKDFRLPQVLKYNVAIDQRLPFWGLIASADFLYTDVITDIYYENLNLRGPIGRYEGADRRPFYDRGDEIDDTYGRIMLASNTGEGSAYNASFTLRKPFENGFAGQISYSFGESKKIFDGTSSQNSSQWRNIQTVNGKNSNLPVTRSDFNLGNRISANLSYELNWNENLKTTFGLFYEGSQSQPYSFTYREGRDLFNDDSRDNALIYIPANQSEIQLSGDEAEQAAQWARLETFINSVEYLRENRGNYAERNATQGPWSHIVDLKLLQDFSINMGSKKHTFQISADIFNFTNLINKEWGKRSFIRSNISPLQTVSTGDTPVFSVNDGVINADGSPNLEELDDFGIQSSRWQAQIGLRYIFD